A genomic stretch from Kribbella jejuensis includes:
- a CDS encoding NADP-dependent oxidoreductase translates to MKAVRFHATGGPEVLRYEDADQPLPGAGEVRIQVAGSAFNPADGGIRGGFLPIPVPLPHIPGYDVSGTIDALGDEVHGLAVGDTVVGFIPMTADGSAAQYVVAPADALVKAPTSIPLADAAGLPSVGLTASQALFEAGGLTAGQRVLINGAGGPVGGYAVQLAKRAGAYVVATASPRSSEIVEAAGADEIVDHTTTSVLDAVTEPVDVLLNLAPITPDRFTALVALVRDGGVVVSTTPTVPTPGDEARNVRAVTIFVHPDADVLSQLVAFIDSGDLHVEIAQRVPLSELPKIHEQSEAGRLHGKVVAVPPAV, encoded by the coding sequence ATGAAGGCAGTACGGTTCCACGCGACGGGCGGCCCCGAGGTTCTGCGGTACGAGGACGCCGACCAGCCGCTGCCCGGCGCGGGCGAGGTGCGGATCCAGGTCGCCGGGTCGGCGTTCAACCCGGCCGACGGCGGCATCCGCGGCGGTTTTCTGCCGATCCCGGTGCCGCTGCCGCACATCCCGGGGTACGACGTCTCCGGCACCATCGACGCGCTCGGCGACGAGGTGCACGGCCTCGCGGTGGGCGACACCGTCGTCGGATTCATCCCGATGACCGCCGACGGCTCGGCGGCGCAGTACGTCGTCGCTCCCGCGGACGCACTCGTGAAGGCCCCGACGAGCATCCCGCTCGCCGATGCCGCCGGGTTGCCGTCGGTCGGGCTCACCGCCTCACAGGCACTGTTCGAAGCGGGCGGCCTCACCGCCGGTCAGCGGGTGCTGATCAACGGCGCGGGCGGCCCGGTCGGCGGTTACGCCGTACAGCTGGCCAAGCGCGCAGGTGCGTACGTCGTCGCCACCGCGAGCCCGCGCAGTAGCGAAATCGTCGAGGCAGCGGGCGCTGACGAGATCGTCGACCACACGACGACGTCGGTACTGGACGCGGTCACCGAGCCCGTCGACGTACTGCTCAACCTTGCGCCGATCACCCCCGACCGGTTCACCGCTCTGGTCGCACTGGTCCGCGACGGCGGCGTGGTCGTCTCCACGACACCGACCGTACCGACGCCCGGCGACGAAGCACGCAACGTCCGCGCGGTCACGATCTTCGTCCACCCCGACGCGGACGTGCTCTCGCAACTCGTCGCATTCATCGACAGCGGCGACCTGCACGTCGAGATCGCCCAGCGCGTACCGCTGAGCGAGCTACCGAAGATCCACGAGCAGTCCGAAGCAGGCCGGCTCCACGGCAAGGTCGTCGCCGTCCCGCCGGCTGTCTGA
- a CDS encoding MarR family winged helix-turn-helix transcriptional regulator: MTPSLDATQLGAYFALIEASSLLKHAVEQQLQEAGRLSYVQFQLLATLGDAPTGSRRMTDLADGVVYSRSGLTYQAQLLEKRGLVTRTPSPDDERSVTVTITEEGRGVLAGVFPGHIAILDDLLFAPLSRRDIETLADILGRARDHMRRTPPRSAQPRRRKKTS, from the coding sequence ATGACTCCGTCGCTGGATGCCACGCAGCTCGGTGCGTACTTCGCCCTGATCGAGGCGAGCAGCCTGCTGAAACATGCCGTCGAGCAGCAGTTGCAGGAGGCCGGCCGGCTGAGCTACGTGCAGTTCCAGCTGCTGGCGACCCTCGGCGACGCCCCGACCGGCAGTCGGCGGATGACCGATCTGGCCGACGGCGTCGTCTACAGCCGCAGCGGACTGACCTATCAGGCCCAGCTGCTGGAGAAGCGAGGCCTGGTGACCCGTACGCCGTCGCCCGACGACGAGCGCAGCGTCACCGTCACCATCACCGAGGAGGGACGTGGTGTCCTCGCGGGCGTCTTCCCGGGCCACATCGCGATCCTCGACGACCTGCTGTTCGCGCCGTTGTCCCGCCGCGACATCGAAACCCTCGCCGACATCCTCGGCCGCGCCCGGGACCACATGCGCCGGACGCCGCCGCGGTCAGCACAACCGCGGCGGCGCAAGAAGACTTCCTAG
- a CDS encoding pyridoxamine 5'-phosphate oxidase, translated as METSAGLARINELGRRDHFLAVAVTQRRSGEPAASVINAGVIDHPLTGSPVVAFVARGRTAKLAHLRRTPRATLVFRAGWEWIGVSGPVELAGPDDPLPGIDAERLRLLLREIYHAAAGVHPDLEAYDAEMIADRRTAVLIAPEHFSTNPTGADHQDDA; from the coding sequence ATGGAGACGTCTGCAGGTCTGGCCCGCATCAACGAACTCGGCCGCCGGGATCACTTCCTGGCGGTCGCCGTCACCCAGCGCCGCTCCGGCGAACCCGCCGCGTCCGTCATCAACGCCGGCGTCATCGACCACCCGCTGACCGGCTCGCCGGTGGTCGCGTTTGTCGCCCGCGGCCGGACGGCGAAACTCGCCCATCTGCGGAGAACCCCGCGGGCGACGCTCGTCTTCCGCGCCGGGTGGGAATGGATCGGCGTCAGCGGCCCGGTCGAGCTGGCCGGCCCCGACGACCCGCTGCCCGGGATCGACGCGGAGCGATTGCGGCTCCTCCTGCGGGAGATCTACCACGCCGCGGCCGGCGTACATCCCGACCTCGAGGCATACGACGCCGAGATGATCGCGGACCGTCGTACGGCGGTACTGATCGCGCCGGAGCACTTCAGCACCAACCCGACCGGCGCCGACCACCAGGACGACGCGTGA
- a CDS encoding phytanoyl-CoA dioxygenase family protein — translation MDADDIAFYRDNGYWISPVIVPPDVLDAAERGMERFYAGNHDHVLPDVPATRGWRPEHGDVLRKNDYSSLRVDELAALVHYPAIAEAAAALSGADGIRLWHDQLLYKPPGGSAAKVGWHTDRQYWQSCTSDDMLTAWVGFHDVDEVNGAVAFMPGSHRWSVTGLDFFSQDAAGLEASIVAQGYDPTPVVPRMKRGQVSFHHCRTVHGSSANLSTAPRRSIAIHLQPAGNRWRPGSAHPNDELVRHNPDPDYTDPTIQPQLWPVDNRTVVR, via the coding sequence ATGGACGCTGACGACATTGCCTTCTACCGGGACAACGGCTACTGGATCTCGCCGGTGATCGTGCCGCCCGACGTACTCGATGCCGCCGAACGCGGGATGGAACGGTTCTATGCGGGCAACCACGACCACGTGCTTCCCGACGTACCGGCGACGCGGGGCTGGCGGCCCGAGCACGGCGACGTACTCCGGAAGAACGACTACTCCTCGCTGCGGGTCGATGAGCTCGCCGCACTGGTTCACTATCCGGCGATCGCCGAGGCGGCGGCCGCGCTGTCCGGCGCGGACGGGATCCGGTTGTGGCACGACCAACTGCTCTACAAGCCACCTGGCGGATCCGCGGCGAAGGTCGGGTGGCACACGGATCGGCAGTACTGGCAGTCGTGTACGTCGGACGACATGCTCACCGCGTGGGTCGGGTTCCACGACGTCGACGAGGTGAACGGGGCGGTCGCGTTCATGCCTGGCAGCCATCGGTGGTCGGTGACCGGGCTGGACTTCTTCTCCCAGGACGCGGCCGGTCTGGAGGCCTCGATCGTTGCCCAGGGCTACGACCCGACGCCGGTCGTACCGCGGATGAAGCGTGGGCAGGTCAGCTTCCACCACTGCCGGACGGTGCACGGCAGCTCGGCGAACCTGAGTACGGCGCCGCGCCGGTCGATCGCGATCCACCTGCAGCCGGCCGGAAACCGCTGGCGCCCCGGTTCCGCGCACCCGAACGACGAACTCGTCCGGCACAACCCCGACCCCGACTACACCGACCCCACGATCCAGCCGCAGCTCTGGCCTGTTGATAACCGGACCGTGGTCCGTTAA
- a CDS encoding helix-turn-helix transcriptional regulator, which yields MSLYRPDGLRAGFHAEGFGPESGLLHGGEQWVPERFLIEPHEHPVWEIYLQQHGTTHWVAGGESYALHPGHLFAVPPGVTHHLAGRSGNHHFYFAAVDLDVVARRHPGLAMPSGVVHREAGELTYAFAQLVRELTTRYEYADTGLTLAVDHLVLAFSRSLAPSAVPQLPMHPAVRTVKRLLDQEFHERWTLKELADRAGLASAYLAELFAAEVGQPPHRYLNERRIDRARQLLESSDVPVTALALSLGFSSSQHFARVFRQFTGTTPTAIRSSRAR from the coding sequence GTGTCTCTGTACCGCCCCGACGGGCTCCGCGCCGGCTTCCACGCCGAGGGTTTCGGGCCGGAGAGCGGCCTGTTGCACGGTGGCGAGCAGTGGGTGCCCGAACGGTTCCTGATCGAGCCGCACGAGCACCCGGTCTGGGAGATCTACCTGCAGCAGCACGGCACCACGCACTGGGTCGCGGGTGGGGAGAGCTACGCATTGCACCCAGGCCACCTGTTCGCCGTACCGCCCGGGGTCACGCATCACCTCGCCGGCCGGTCCGGTAATCACCACTTCTACTTCGCCGCTGTCGACCTCGACGTGGTCGCCCGGCGGCATCCCGGTCTCGCGATGCCGTCGGGCGTCGTCCACCGGGAGGCCGGCGAGCTGACGTACGCCTTCGCGCAGTTGGTCCGTGAGCTCACCACGCGGTACGAGTACGCCGACACCGGGCTGACGCTCGCCGTCGACCACCTGGTGCTCGCGTTCTCCCGGTCGCTCGCGCCGTCGGCCGTACCGCAGTTGCCGATGCATCCCGCCGTACGGACGGTGAAACGCCTGCTCGACCAGGAGTTCCACGAGCGCTGGACGTTGAAGGAGCTGGCCGACCGGGCCGGACTCGCATCGGCATACCTGGCCGAGTTGTTCGCCGCCGAGGTCGGTCAGCCCCCGCACCGCTACCTCAACGAGCGCCGCATCGACCGGGCCCGCCAGTTGCTGGAGTCCAGCGACGTGCCGGTCACCGCGCTGGCGCTGAGCCTCGGCTTCAGCTCGAGCCAGCACTTCGCCCGCGTCTTCCGGCAGTTCACCGGGACCACGCCGACCGCCATCAGATCGTCACGAGCGCGGTGA
- a CDS encoding MAPEG family protein yields MKLDTVTVVCIALLGILLFLLGANVTRNRAIRGAGNQLPTDPSDRLLIAVRAHGNAAEYIPTMIVLLLVCSALSSSWVIDVLAVACVLVRFTHAIAMLRSATLAAHGPLRDFGAAGTYLVGLALGVTALVTI; encoded by the coding sequence ATGAAACTCGACACCGTCACCGTTGTCTGCATCGCCCTGCTGGGCATCCTGCTCTTCCTGCTCGGCGCCAACGTGACCCGCAACCGCGCGATCCGCGGAGCCGGCAACCAACTACCGACCGATCCGTCCGATCGGCTGCTGATCGCGGTCCGCGCGCACGGCAACGCGGCCGAGTACATCCCGACGATGATCGTGCTGTTGCTGGTCTGCTCGGCGTTGTCGAGCAGCTGGGTGATCGACGTACTTGCCGTGGCCTGCGTCCTGGTCCGCTTCACCCACGCGATCGCCATGTTGCGGTCGGCAACACTCGCGGCGCACGGACCGCTCCGCGACTTCGGTGCCGCAGGCACCTATCTGGTCGGGCTCGCGCTCGGCGTCACCGCGCTCGTGACGATCTGA
- a CDS encoding glutathione synthase: MTGALFITDPLPGLQADIDASIGLMVATQDLGLDVWTCEPEELAFADGRVRARARRIRLRPRAAGTDHRWIVDATWFDDLGTAVVDVASFGLVHLRIDPPVDARYLHTTYLLDHAGTRVINHPEGIRALHEKLIALRFPELCPPTYVGTDPHALRSFVAQVGTAVVKPVDGFAGHGVWLVRDDPGAIALLESATYGGRRQVIAQQYLAAVAQGNKRLFLLDGELVGAVIRRPAAGDFRIGPPVAAAEIDDHDRAIVAALGPELRNHGLAIAGVDVIDGRLIEVNVTCPGGMHKTDALLGTHLSHTIVSHLFEGALV; this comes from the coding sequence ATGACCGGCGCACTGTTCATCACCGATCCGTTGCCCGGGTTGCAGGCTGACATCGACGCGAGCATCGGTCTGATGGTCGCGACGCAGGACCTCGGCCTCGACGTCTGGACGTGCGAGCCCGAAGAGCTGGCCTTCGCCGACGGCCGGGTGCGCGCCCGCGCGCGGCGGATCCGGTTGCGCCCACGGGCCGCCGGTACCGACCATCGGTGGATCGTCGACGCGACCTGGTTCGACGACCTCGGTACGGCGGTCGTGGACGTGGCGTCCTTCGGCCTGGTGCACCTGCGGATCGATCCGCCGGTCGACGCGCGCTACCTGCACACGACGTACCTGCTCGACCACGCCGGGACCCGGGTGATCAACCACCCGGAAGGGATCCGCGCGCTGCACGAGAAACTGATCGCCCTCCGTTTTCCCGAGCTCTGCCCACCGACGTACGTCGGCACGGACCCGCACGCGCTGCGGTCGTTCGTCGCCCAGGTCGGTACGGCGGTCGTGAAACCGGTCGACGGATTCGCCGGACACGGTGTCTGGCTGGTGCGCGACGATCCGGGCGCGATCGCGCTGCTCGAGTCCGCGACGTACGGCGGACGGCGGCAGGTGATCGCCCAGCAGTACCTAGCGGCGGTTGCGCAGGGCAACAAACGGTTGTTCCTGCTGGACGGCGAACTCGTCGGCGCGGTGATCCGGCGCCCGGCGGCCGGAGATTTCCGGATCGGTCCGCCGGTCGCGGCGGCCGAGATCGACGACCACGACCGCGCGATCGTCGCCGCGCTCGGACCGGAACTGCGCAACCACGGCCTGGCGATCGCGGGCGTCGACGTCATCGACGGCCGGCTGATCGAGGTCAACGTCACCTGCCCCGGCGGCATGCACAAGACCGACGCGCTGCTCGGGACCCACCTCAGCCACACCATCGTGAGCCACCTGTTCGAAGGAGCACTGGTATGA
- a CDS encoding glutamate-cysteine ligase family protein: MDPRTLRPLVAGLFTRGRERSTRVAIEQEYVVAGPDGSVVPIEVLRQVVNGSAYVSFEPGGQLELSLPPSHDPVGDLRRATADLRRRLGGITLRPIPVDPREDVPLQLTSPRYVAMQRHFDRIGPSGRVMMRRTASTQICLDWWPGRAGLEQWRVLNLAGPSLAARFNHSSRLATWQAVDPARTAFDDRLLHGDDPVTAYTAFAAGATVFVDGPAGHLSTLFPPVRPRGTYLEVRFLDALEPAVVAEAVAVLRRLMYDDVHRRHVLRQTRCTEGMWRDDRRTVHHRSVARVAG; encoded by the coding sequence ATGGATCCCAGGACGCTTCGACCGCTGGTCGCGGGGCTGTTCACGCGGGGGCGTGAGCGGTCGACGCGGGTCGCGATCGAGCAGGAGTACGTCGTCGCCGGGCCCGACGGATCCGTCGTACCGATCGAGGTCCTCCGGCAGGTTGTGAACGGGTCGGCGTACGTCAGCTTCGAGCCCGGCGGGCAACTCGAACTGAGCCTGCCGCCGTCGCACGACCCGGTCGGTGACCTGCGCCGGGCCACCGCGGACCTGCGCCGCCGGCTCGGCGGGATCACACTGCGGCCGATCCCGGTCGATCCGCGCGAGGACGTGCCGTTGCAGCTGACCTCACCTCGGTACGTCGCGATGCAGCGGCACTTCGACCGGATCGGGCCGTCCGGCCGGGTGATGATGCGCCGGACCGCGTCGACGCAGATCTGCCTCGACTGGTGGCCCGGTCGCGCGGGACTCGAGCAGTGGCGGGTACTCAATCTCGCCGGGCCGTCGCTGGCCGCCCGCTTCAACCACAGCTCGCGGCTCGCCACCTGGCAGGCGGTCGACCCGGCGCGGACCGCGTTCGACGACAGGTTGCTGCACGGTGACGACCCAGTCACGGCGTACACGGCCTTCGCGGCGGGCGCCACCGTCTTCGTCGACGGTCCGGCCGGGCACCTGAGCACGCTCTTCCCACCGGTCCGCCCACGCGGGACGTACCTCGAGGTCCGCTTCCTCGACGCACTCGAACCCGCAGTCGTCGCGGAAGCGGTCGCAGTCCTTCGGCGACTCATGTACGACGACGTGCACCGGCGGCACGTACTCCGGCAAACCCGTTGCACAGAAGGGATGTGGCGAGATGACCGGCGCACTGTTCATCACCGATCCGTTGCCCGGGTTGCAGGCTGA
- a CDS encoding MarR family winged helix-turn-helix transcriptional regulator, translating into MSRPQRRIPKHKPLIALLDRANRMFQAEMVRKAHADGHTEVKMAHNSVFGTLHGEGARAADMAARAGITRQSMGEVIREMVALDLLEMKADPNDRRAKIVTYTEHGLEVAWDGFEYLADLEELFEQEFGEQEYAIVRDVLERLIVLLDKLSSDQDSPSAGGSVG; encoded by the coding sequence ATGTCAAGACCTCAGAGGCGCATTCCCAAGCACAAGCCGCTGATCGCACTGCTCGACCGGGCCAACCGGATGTTCCAGGCGGAGATGGTGCGCAAGGCGCACGCCGACGGGCACACCGAGGTGAAGATGGCGCACAACTCGGTCTTCGGCACCCTGCACGGCGAAGGTGCGCGGGCCGCCGACATGGCGGCCCGGGCCGGGATCACCCGGCAGTCGATGGGTGAGGTAATCAGGGAAATGGTCGCCCTGGACCTGCTCGAGATGAAGGCCGACCCGAACGACCGCCGCGCGAAGATCGTCACCTACACCGAGCACGGCCTGGAGGTCGCCTGGGACGGTTTCGAGTACCTGGCCGACCTCGAGGAGCTCTTCGAGCAGGAGTTCGGCGAACAGGAGTACGCGATCGTGCGGGATGTCCTCGAGCGGCTGATCGTGCTGCTGGACAAGCTCTCGAGCGATCAGGACTCGCCCTCGGCCGGCGGCAGCGTCGGGTAG
- a CDS encoding ArsR/SmtB family transcription factor: MANKVPDYELAETVELTTAEQVRAISDPLRTTILGLLHERAATVTELATAVGRPKSTVAHHVKVLADAGILRVVRTRRVRAIEERFYGRAARMFYVGLGRQGPDGQLPHDFNDFEVAAQESKPAYDAGQLRSFIRHARIPEDRAAEFWQQVDALIHAFDQLPRAGGTTYGFTVGLYPIGDYPTLPPAEGES, encoded by the coding sequence ATGGCGAACAAGGTCCCCGACTACGAGCTCGCGGAGACGGTCGAGCTGACCACGGCCGAGCAGGTGCGAGCGATCAGTGATCCGTTGCGGACGACGATTCTCGGGCTGCTGCACGAACGGGCGGCGACCGTGACCGAGCTGGCCACCGCGGTCGGGCGGCCGAAGAGCACGGTCGCGCACCACGTGAAGGTGCTGGCCGACGCCGGCATCCTGCGAGTGGTCCGGACCCGGCGGGTGCGCGCGATCGAGGAGCGGTTCTACGGGCGTGCGGCGCGGATGTTCTACGTCGGCCTCGGCCGCCAGGGCCCGGACGGACAGTTGCCGCACGATTTCAACGACTTCGAGGTCGCCGCGCAGGAGTCGAAGCCGGCGTACGACGCAGGTCAGCTGCGGTCGTTCATCCGGCACGCGCGGATCCCGGAGGACCGGGCGGCGGAGTTCTGGCAGCAGGTGGACGCGCTGATCCACGCGTTCGACCAGCTCCCGCGGGCGGGTGGCACGACGTACGGTTTCACCGTCGGGCTCTACCCGATCGGCGACTACCCGACGCTGCCGCCGGCCGAGGGCGAGTCCTGA
- a CDS encoding dienelactone hydrolase family protein — protein MMAEVVLYHHAQGLTDGVKAFADQLRQAGHTVHTPDLYEGNTYATLEEGMEYAQATGFGTIAERGVAAAQDLPADVVYAGFSLGVVPAQQLTQTRPGAVGGLFFYSCLPAEEFGGWPEGVPAQVHAMGEDPFFAEEGGDMDAARALVAANSSVELFLYPGKEHLFADSSLPGYDEAAAKLLLQRTLDFLA, from the coding sequence ATGATGGCCGAGGTCGTGCTGTACCACCACGCGCAGGGGCTGACCGACGGGGTGAAGGCGTTCGCCGACCAGCTTCGGCAGGCGGGCCACACCGTGCACACGCCGGATCTGTACGAGGGCAACACCTACGCGACCCTCGAGGAGGGGATGGAGTACGCGCAGGCGACCGGCTTCGGGACGATCGCGGAGCGCGGCGTCGCGGCGGCGCAGGACCTGCCGGCCGATGTCGTGTACGCCGGGTTCTCGCTCGGCGTCGTACCTGCCCAGCAGCTCACGCAGACCCGTCCGGGAGCGGTCGGCGGGTTGTTCTTCTACTCGTGTCTGCCGGCGGAGGAGTTCGGCGGATGGCCCGAAGGTGTGCCGGCGCAGGTGCATGCGATGGGGGAGGACCCGTTCTTCGCCGAGGAGGGCGGCGACATGGACGCCGCTCGCGCCCTGGTCGCCGCCAACAGTTCGGTCGAATTGTTCCTCTACCCCGGCAAGGAGCACCTGTTTGCCGATTCCTCCCTGCCGGGCTACGACGAAGCCGCTGCCAAGCTCCTCCTCCAGCGCACGCTGGACTTCCTCGCCTAG
- a CDS encoding MFS transporter: MSTPSVRTQAVVPVLASAGITVALMQTLVIPLVPELPRLLHASASGTAWAITATLLAAAVATPIMGRLGDMYGKRRMLLISVGMLVLGSVVAALSSSLTPMVIGRALQGLASGVIPLGISIMRDELPSEKVGTAVAQMSASLGVGGALGLPAAALLAENFNWHTLFWVAAGLGVIVFGLVLRFVPESSVRSGGRFDLLGGLGLSIGLISLLLAISQGSSWGWTGGRTVGLFVLAVVALLAWGWWERRTTEPLVDLRTTARPQVLLTNLASMVFGFAMFAMSLVLPQLLQMPKATGFGLGQSMLASGLVMGPSGLIMLVAAPFSAKISKTRGPKVTLMLGALVVALGYGVGSVLMGSVWELVLVSLLIGAGIGLAYGAMPALIMSAVPVSETAAANSFNTLMRSIGTSVSSAVAGVILANLTISLGGYTLPSQTGFRVVLLIGAGAALTALAVASFIPGRHAVAETPAIEAEAVAG; the protein is encoded by the coding sequence GTGTCCACTCCATCCGTGCGCACCCAGGCCGTCGTGCCGGTGCTCGCCTCGGCCGGGATCACGGTCGCGTTGATGCAGACCCTGGTGATCCCGCTCGTTCCCGAGCTGCCGCGGCTCTTGCATGCGTCGGCCTCCGGGACCGCCTGGGCGATCACCGCCACCCTGCTCGCGGCCGCGGTCGCGACGCCGATCATGGGCCGCCTCGGCGACATGTACGGCAAGCGCCGGATGCTGCTGATCAGCGTCGGCATGCTCGTCCTCGGCTCGGTGGTCGCCGCGCTGAGCAGCTCGCTGACGCCGATGGTCATCGGCCGCGCGCTGCAGGGCCTGGCATCCGGCGTGATCCCGCTCGGCATCAGCATCATGCGCGACGAGCTGCCGTCCGAGAAGGTGGGTACGGCGGTCGCGCAGATGAGCGCCTCACTCGGTGTCGGCGGCGCGCTCGGCCTGCCCGCGGCCGCGCTGCTGGCCGAGAACTTCAACTGGCACACGCTGTTCTGGGTGGCGGCCGGCCTCGGCGTGATCGTCTTCGGGCTGGTGCTGCGGTTCGTGCCGGAGTCGTCGGTACGTTCCGGCGGCCGGTTCGACCTGCTCGGCGGCCTCGGGCTGTCGATCGGGCTGATTTCGTTGCTGCTGGCAATCTCCCAGGGATCGAGCTGGGGCTGGACCGGCGGCCGTACGGTCGGCCTGTTCGTCCTCGCCGTCGTCGCGCTGCTCGCCTGGGGCTGGTGGGAGCGCCGTACCACCGAGCCGCTCGTCGACCTGCGCACCACCGCGCGCCCGCAGGTGCTGCTGACCAACCTGGCGTCGATGGTGTTCGGATTCGCGATGTTCGCGATGTCGCTGGTCCTGCCGCAGCTGCTGCAGATGCCCAAGGCAACGGGATTCGGCCTCGGTCAGTCGATGCTCGCGTCCGGTCTGGTGATGGGCCCGTCGGGTCTGATCATGCTGGTCGCGGCGCCGTTCTCGGCGAAGATCTCGAAGACCCGCGGCCCGAAGGTGACGCTGATGCTCGGCGCACTCGTGGTCGCCCTCGGGTACGGCGTGGGCAGTGTGCTGATGGGTTCGGTCTGGGAGCTCGTCCTGGTGTCGCTGCTGATCGGCGCCGGTATCGGTCTGGCGTACGGCGCGATGCCGGCGCTGATCATGTCCGCCGTACCGGTCTCGGAAACCGCGGCGGCGAACAGCTTCAACACGTTGATGCGCTCGATCGGTACGTCCGTGTCGAGTGCGGTGGCCGGTGTGATCCTGGCGAACCTGACGATCAGCCTCGGCGGCTACACCCTGCCTTCGCAGACCGGCTTCCGGGTCGTCCTGTTGATCGGCGCCGGCGCGGCCCTCACCGCCCTGGCGGTCGCGTCCTTCATCCCGGGCCGCCACGCAGTGGCCGAGACTCCGGCGATCGAGGCGGAGGCCGTCGCCGGCTAG
- a CDS encoding TetR/AcrR family transcriptional regulator, which yields MAKEVRASRVNATRELIMATAERMFAERGVHEVSNRQISEAAGQGNNTAVGYHFGTKTDLVRAIVRKHAQPVEARRRELLAELGPDPDVRDWVTVLVRSATDHMGSLGTPSWLARFSAQLMNDPALREIQLEESLSSPSLTRVVEGLAAGLADLPSEVRLERGDMARHLIIQMTAEFELALAEGRPTARATWEEMANGLIDGIVGMLTAPVTT from the coding sequence ATGGCGAAGGAGGTCCGGGCCTCGCGCGTGAACGCGACCCGCGAGCTGATCATGGCGACGGCGGAGCGGATGTTCGCCGAGCGGGGCGTGCACGAGGTGTCGAACCGGCAGATCAGCGAGGCGGCCGGGCAGGGCAACAACACCGCGGTCGGGTACCACTTCGGCACGAAGACCGATCTGGTGCGGGCGATCGTCCGCAAACATGCGCAACCGGTCGAGGCGCGGCGACGGGAGCTGCTGGCGGAGCTCGGCCCGGATCCCGACGTACGGGACTGGGTGACGGTGCTGGTGCGGTCGGCGACGGATCACATGGGAAGCCTGGGTACGCCGAGTTGGCTGGCGCGGTTCAGTGCGCAGCTGATGAACGATCCGGCGCTGCGGGAGATCCAGCTGGAGGAGTCGCTGAGTTCCCCCTCACTGACCCGGGTCGTCGAGGGGCTGGCAGCGGGGCTCGCGGACCTGCCGTCGGAGGTGCGGCTGGAGCGCGGCGACATGGCGCGTCACCTGATCATCCAGATGACGGCCGAGTTCGAACTCGCGCTCGCCGAGGGCCGTCCGACAGCCCGCGCCACCTGGGAGGAAATGGCCAACGGCCTCATCGACGGAATCGTCGGCATGCTGACCGCCCCAGTCACCACCTGA